The proteins below come from a single Drosophila teissieri strain GT53w chromosome 3L, Prin_Dtei_1.1, whole genome shotgun sequence genomic window:
- the LOC122615724 gene encoding zinc finger protein on ecdysone puffs isoform X2 — translation MFYCHLCKKHMWDANSFENHIKGRTHLMMREGIEESYRLKANMIRQEAKIAEQLKSIEFDRLKRMGKSKQRQLDYCTMCDLNFHGHISTHRKSEGHLQLKKFLHPKCIECNKEFATRIDYDTHLLSAEHLKKAAESNTKVGERKRQTLPISTEEEETRDLRLPQKRKKKPVKKEGEAADGEAKKEGAGDGEGAEGDDAEGDEAKEGEEGADETKEGEELNESQEEEEVALPVDPEDCILDFNDGDEIPSEVDTRLPKYNWQRAVGPGLISKLECYECSVCSKFFDTEVTAEIHSRTATHHRNFLKFINEKSSDTKIAQKRAAAALEENERKKRKIEEAEAPVAEGATEETAEGAEGELYDPSEATGDDEDVEMAEDNAEGEGEGEGDEEIEGEGEEDGAGQDNGEEEMEAQEEDPEGGEQEAEPEPAPAKTPAPADPAPAAKTPAKTPAKAAAPAAAASPAAAAATPDASPSPAKKATPARAAAGPKATPQRQRARGRYNRY, via the coding sequence ATGTTCTACTGTCATCTGTGCAAGAAGCACATGTGGGACGCTAACTCTTTCGAGAACCACATCAAGGGTCGCACCCATCTGATGATGCGCGAGGGCATTGAGGAGAGCTATCGCCTCAAGGCCAATATGATCCGTCAGGAGGCCAAGATCGCAGAGCAGCTCAAGTCGATCGAGTTTGACCGCTTGAAGCGCATGGGCAAGAGCAAGCAGCGCCAGCTGGACTACTGTACCATGTGCGACCTGAACTTCCACGGCCACATCTCGACCCATCGCAAGTCGGAGGGACATTTGCAGCTGAAGAAGTTCTTGCACCCCAAGTGCATTGAGTGCAACAAGGAGTTCGCCACTCGCATTGACTACGACACCCATCTGCTGTCCGCCGAGCATCTCAAGAAGGCTGCCGAGAGCAACACCAAGGTGGGTGAGCGCAAGCGCCAGACCTTGCCCATCAGCACCGAGGAAGAGGAGACCCGCGATCTCCGCCTGCCCCAGAAGCGCAAGAAGAAGCCGGTCAAGAAGGAGGGCGAGGCCGCCGATGGCGAGGCTAAGAAGGAGGGTGCTGGCGATGGCGAGGGTGCCGAGGGTGATGATGCCGAGGGCGATGAGGCCAAGGAAGGTGAAGAAGGTGCGGACGAGACCAAGGAGGGCGAGGAGCTCAACGAGAGccaggaggaagaggaggtgGCCCTGCCTGTGGATCCCGAGGACTGCATCCTTGACTTCAACGACGGCGATGAGATCCCCAGCGAGGTTGATACCCGCCTGCCGAAGTACAACTGGCAGCGTGCTGTCGGCCCCGGTCTGATCTCCAAGCTGGAGTGCTATGAGTGCTCGGTGTGCAGCAAGTTCTTCGACACCGAGGTGACGGCCGAGATTCACTCCCGTACGGCAACCCATCACCGCAACTTCTTGAAGTTCATCAACGAGAAATCAAGCGATACCAAGATCGCCCAGAAGCGCGCCGCTGCCGCCTTGGAGGAGAATGAGCGTAAGAAGCGCAAGATTGAGGAGGCAGAGGCTCCGGTTGCCGAGGGCGCCACCGAGGAAACAGCCGAGGGCGCTGAGGGTGAACTGTACGATCCATCGGAGGCCACCGGCGACGACGAGGATGTGGAGATGGCGGAGGATAACGCCGAGGGAGAGGGCGAAGGTGAAGGCGACGAGGAAATCGAGGGTGAGGGCGAAGAAGATGGCGCCGGCCAGGACAACGGCGAAGAGGAGATGGAGGCCCAGGAAGAGGATCCGGAGGGCGGCGAGCAAGAGGCCGAACCCGAGCCAGCTCCAGCCAAAACTCCTGCTCCCGCTGACCCAGCACCCGCAGCCAAGACCCCAGCCAAGACTCCGGCCaaggcagctgctccagccGCTGCTGCTAGTCCCGCAGCTGCGGCGGCGACGCCAGACGCCTCGCCATCGCCGGCCAAGAAGGCAACGCCGGCTCGTGCTGCCGCCGGACCCAAAGCCACGCCGCAGCGCCAACGCGCCCGCGGTCGCTACAATCGCTACTAA
- the LOC122616766 gene encoding selenoprotein F: MHKTAIFLLLALSCQQMQAELTAADCRSLGFIKAQLMCSSCDKLDDFGLDTIKPQCKQCCTLDQQPAAQRTYAKAILEVCTCKFRAYPQIQAFIQSGRPAKFPNLQIKYVRGLDPVVKLLDASGKVQETLSITKWNTDTVEEFFETHLAKDGVGKSSYSVVEEADGDDDEDYLRTNRI, from the exons ATGCATAAAACTGCGATATTTCTTCTACTGGCATTAAGC TGCCAGCAAATGCAAGCCGAACTGACGGCCGCAGACTGCCGGTCGCTGGGCTTCATTAAGGCCCAGTTAATGTGCTCCAGTTGCGACAAACTGGATGATTTTGGACTGGATACCATCAA ACCTCAGTGCAAGCAATGCTGCACTTTGGATCAACAGCCGGCGGCACAGCGTACATATGCCAAGGCCATTCTGGAGGTGTGCACCTGCAAGTTCCGGGCGTATCCGCAGATTCAAGCCTTCATTCAAAGCGGCCGGCCCGCCAAGTTCCCCAACCTCCAGATCAAATACGTAAGGGGACTGGATCCCGTGGTCAAGCTCCTAGATGCCAGTGGTAAGGTGCAGGAGACGCTGTCCATAACCAAATGGAACACAGACACTGTCGAGGAGTTCTTCGAAACGCATCTGGCCAAAGATGGTGTCGGCAAGAGTTCGTACAGCGTGGTAGAGGAGGCCGACGGAGACGATGATGAAGATTATCTGCGTACCAACAGGATCTAA
- the LOC122615724 gene encoding zinc finger protein on ecdysone puffs isoform X3: MAFRGNQNRNRNFGGGNNNYGGPMGANRMGGMNMSPWESQNPGGGQFGNNMRQGGGQMNAQAINLANNLLNNLFRNQNPPSLLDLPRGGGGMGNRNQRGGPPYQGVSIR, translated from the exons ATGGCATTCCGTGGCAACCAGAACCGCAACCGAAACTTCGGaggtggcaacaacaactatgGTGGACCCATGGGCGCCAACCGCATGGGCGGTATGAACATGTCGCCCTGGGAGTCGCAGAATCCCGGCGGCGGACAGTTTGGTAACAACATGCGCCAGGGTGGCGGTCAGATGAACGCCCAGGCcatcaacttggccaacaatcTGCTGAACAACCTGTTCAGGAACCAGAATCCACCATCGCTCCTCGACTTGCCCcgcggcggcggtggcatgGGAAACCGCAATCAACGTGGTGGACCG CCCTACCAAGGAGTCTCCATACGCTAG
- the LOC122615725 gene encoding prostaglandin D2 receptor: METTTPVLDLLMLHDNTTTVAPPRALYANRNRLIIGAIIMVLGVFGNSLALFILARKKLNKNSKYTLMLRCLATNNLVALLGMLTTTLLKMYLSKEVLQSFIRLDCVGLVVWRFFGLSSGCIAAVMAAERWMALARPFIYHKHITYELIRKSINSILMIAVVITFLPFVGFGAYIDESNPEQLKCIRYRDAPGVWNKSYAVLFMVFGTLLCIVIVACNLFVAHTLLCVIGRSRTAKRHMHYDLVSRDKSSAISIDPESSSGTTLYQTQLSTGSGNSHRSVQPTRQYRHSVSVTMAATDSSPVEIKFAKLMAFLSISFVICWMPQMIAIPLAIAPNRVPASNKFFIIADVLTALHFTSDPYVYVLSSSKSINWSLLGCIKRWRSGWRPGGLRRSQSDQSRMRTTMTEANTLEFN; the protein is encoded by the exons ATGGAGACCACAACACCTGTGCTGGACCTGTTGATGCTGCATGACAACACAACTACTGTGGCGCCTCCGAGGGCGCTCTATGCGAATCGGAATCGCCTGATTATTGGGGCTATCATCATGGTTCTGGGCGTTTTCGGCAACTCGCTGgccctttttattttggcgCGCAAGAAgctcaacaaaaacagcaagtACACGCTCATGTTGCG ATGCCTGGCCACCAACAACCTGGTGGCGCTGCTGGGAATGCTGACCACAACGCTGCTGAAAATGTATCTCTCGAAGGAGGTCCTGCAGTCCTTCATCCGCCTGGACTGCGTGGGACTCGTGGTGTGGCGCTTCTTTGGCCTGAGCTCCGGGTGCATTGCAGCAGTTATGGCGGCGGAGAGATGGATGGCCCTGGCCAGACCCTTCATCTACCACAAG CACATTACCTACGAGCTCATTCGCAAGAGCATCAACAGCATTCTGATGATCGCCGTGGTGATCACGTTCCTGCCATTCGTTGGTTTCGGTGCATACATCGATGAGTCCAATCCGGAACAGCTGAAGTGCATTCGATACCGCGATGCGCCGGGAGTGTGGAACAAGTCGTATGCGGTGCTCTTTATGGTCTTCG GCACCCTGCTGTGCATTGTGATCGTGGCCTGCAACCTGTTCGTGGCCCACACCCTGCTCTGTGTGATCGGCAGGAGTCGCACGGCCAAGCGGCACATGCACTACGACCTGGTTTCCAGGGACAAGAGCAGCGCCATCAGCATCGATCCCGagagcagcagcggcaccaCCCTCTACCAGACGCAGCTGAGCACCGGAAGCGGAAACAGCCATCGCAGTGTGCAGCCGACGAGGCAGTACAGGCACAGCGTTAGTGTCACGATGGCGGCCACCGACTCCTCGCCGGTGGAGATCAAGTTCGCCAAGCTAATGGCGTTCCTCAGTATCTCGTTCGTCATCTGCTGGATGCCCCAGATG ATCGCCATCCCGTTGGCCATAGCTCCAAATCGGGTGCCCGCATCGAATAAGTTCTTCATCATCGCCGACGTGCTTACGGCCTTGCACTTCACCTCGGATCCGTATGTCTATGTGCTGAGTAGCTCCAAGTCCATCAACTGGTCCTTGCTGGGCTGCATCAAGCGCTGGCGGAGCGGATGGCGTCCAGGTGGTCTTCGTCGATCCCAGAGCGACCAGAGCCGCATGCGCACGACGATGACGGAGGCGAATACCCTGGAGTTCAACTGA
- the LOC122615724 gene encoding zinc finger protein on ecdysone puffs isoform X1, translating into MAFRGNQNRNRNFGGGNNNYGGPMGANRMGGMNMSPWESQNPGGGQFGNNMRQGGGQMNAQAINLANNLLNNLFRNQNPPSLLDLPRGGGGMGNRNQRGGPMVSRGGGAGNRLNNRRGQGGGFQNRGATGSGPKPPQKQGGGGIRKQNAFDRAKKLLAKNANQNKKKEPTPGEKKIESPTKESPYASVPNDMFYCHLCKKHMWDANSFENHIKGRTHLMMREGIEESYRLKANMIRQEAKIAEQLKSIEFDRLKRMGKSKQRQLDYCTMCDLNFHGHISTHRKSEGHLQLKKFLHPKCIECNKEFATRIDYDTHLLSAEHLKKAAESNTKVGERKRQTLPISTEEEETRDLRLPQKRKKKPVKKEGEAADGEAKKEGAGDGEGAEGDDAEGDEAKEGEEGADETKEGEELNESQEEEEVALPVDPEDCILDFNDGDEIPSEVDTRLPKYNWQRAVGPGLISKLECYECSVCSKFFDTEVTAEIHSRTATHHRNFLKFINEKSSDTKIAQKRAAAALEENERKKRKIEEAEAPVAEGATEETAEGAEGELYDPSEATGDDEDVEMAEDNAEGEGEGEGDEEIEGEGEEDGAGQDNGEEEMEAQEEDPEGGEQEAEPEPAPAKTPAPADPAPAAKTPAKTPAKAAAPAAAASPAAAAATPDASPSPAKKATPARAAAGPKATPQRQRARGRYNRY; encoded by the exons ATGGCATTCCGTGGCAACCAGAACCGCAACCGAAACTTCGGaggtggcaacaacaactatgGTGGACCCATGGGCGCCAACCGCATGGGCGGTATGAACATGTCGCCCTGGGAGTCGCAGAATCCCGGCGGCGGACAGTTTGGTAACAACATGCGCCAGGGTGGCGGTCAGATGAACGCCCAGGCcatcaacttggccaacaatcTGCTGAACAACCTGTTCAGGAACCAGAATCCACCATCGCTCCTCGACTTGCCCcgcggcggcggtggcatgGGAAACCGCAATCAACGTGGTGGACCG ATGGTCAGTCGCGGCGGCGGTGCCGGCAATCGTCTCAATAACCGTCGTGGCCAGGGAGGTGGCTTTCAAAATCGTGGCGCCACTGGTAGTGGACCCAAGCCCCCGCAAAAGCAGGGCGGCGGTGGTATTCGCAAGCAAAATGCTTTTGATCGTGCCAAGAAACTTTTGGCTAAAAATgccaaccaaaataaaaagaaggaACCCACTCCTGGCGAAAAGAAAATCGAGAG CCCTACCAAGGAGTCTCCATACGCTAGTGTGCCGAACGACATGTTCTACTGTCATCTGTGCAAGAAGCACATGTGGGACGCTAACTCTTTCGAGAACCACATCAAGGGTCGCACCCATCTGATGATGCGCGAGGGCATTGAGGAGAGCTATCGCCTCAAGGCCAATATGATCCGTCAGGAGGCCAAGATCGCAGAGCAGCTCAAGTCGATCGAGTTTGACCGCTTGAAGCGCATGGGCAAGAGCAAGCAGCGCCAGCTGGACTACTGTACCATGTGCGACCTGAACTTCCACGGCCACATCTCGACCCATCGCAAGTCGGAGGGACATTTGCAGCTGAAGAAGTTCTTGCACCCCAAGTGCATTGAGTGCAACAAGGAGTTCGCCACTCGCATTGACTACGACACCCATCTGCTGTCCGCCGAGCATCTCAAGAAGGCTGCCGAGAGCAACACCAAGGTGGGTGAGCGCAAGCGCCAGACCTTGCCCATCAGCACCGAGGAAGAGGAGACCCGCGATCTCCGCCTGCCCCAGAAGCGCAAGAAGAAGCCGGTCAAGAAGGAGGGCGAGGCCGCCGATGGCGAGGCTAAGAAGGAGGGTGCTGGCGATGGCGAGGGTGCCGAGGGTGATGATGCCGAGGGCGATGAGGCCAAGGAAGGTGAAGAAGGTGCGGACGAGACCAAGGAGGGCGAGGAGCTCAACGAGAGccaggaggaagaggaggtgGCCCTGCCTGTGGATCCCGAGGACTGCATCCTTGACTTCAACGACGGCGATGAGATCCCCAGCGAGGTTGATACCCGCCTGCCGAAGTACAACTGGCAGCGTGCTGTCGGCCCCGGTCTGATCTCCAAGCTGGAGTGCTATGAGTGCTCGGTGTGCAGCAAGTTCTTCGACACCGAGGTGACGGCCGAGATTCACTCCCGTACGGCAACCCATCACCGCAACTTCTTGAAGTTCATCAACGAGAAATCAAGCGATACCAAGATCGCCCAGAAGCGCGCCGCTGCCGCCTTGGAGGAGAATGAGCGTAAGAAGCGCAAGATTGAGGAGGCAGAGGCTCCGGTTGCCGAGGGCGCCACCGAGGAAACAGCCGAGGGCGCTGAGGGTGAACTGTACGATCCATCGGAGGCCACCGGCGACGACGAGGATGTGGAGATGGCGGAGGATAACGCCGAGGGAGAGGGCGAAGGTGAAGGCGACGAGGAAATCGAGGGTGAGGGCGAAGAAGATGGCGCCGGCCAGGACAACGGCGAAGAGGAGATGGAGGCCCAGGAAGAGGATCCGGAGGGCGGCGAGCAAGAGGCCGAACCCGAGCCAGCTCCAGCCAAAACTCCTGCTCCCGCTGACCCAGCACCCGCAGCCAAGACCCCAGCCAAGACTCCGGCCaaggcagctgctccagccGCTGCTGCTAGTCCCGCAGCTGCGGCGGCGACGCCAGACGCCTCGCCATCGCCGGCCAAGAAGGCAACGCCGGCTCGTGCTGCCGCCGGACCCAAAGCCACGCCGCAGCGCCAACGCGCCCGCGGTCGCTACAATCGCTACTAA
- the LOC122616764 gene encoding NEDD4 family-interacting protein 1-like encodes MPHNNQPSPGDDQLGPPKADFSAPPPYEANVGHGQQVALPAQMPPLALATPDPSQIPMQMQVQLPGQADLMNAQLPPEIHGKLPTYEEVQMEKSLNGELPPAFLTLPSSQQLPPPPNPLLPPNPLRDGAAAVRSAQPALTFIAIDASDPENSLSTTDNLLGTDIMFITAFIVAFLFNWIGFLMLTCFCHTIAARYGALSGFGLSLAKWTLIVKHSTDLASHENSWLWWLICAFGFLISIRALIQYVSIKRSWRLLSASAQERLLFFY; translated from the coding sequence ATGCCGCACAACAACCAGCCGTCTCCCGGGGACGATCAGTTGGGTCCGCCCAAGGCGGACTTCAGTGCTCCGCCACCGTACGAGGCGAACGTGGGCCATGGCCAGCAGGTGGCACTGCCGGCTCAGATGCCACCGCTGGCCCTGGCCACACCCGATCCCAGTCAGATCCCGATGCAGATGCAGGTGCAGCTGCCGGGCCAGGCGGACCTTATGAATGCACAACTGCCGCCAGAGATACACGGGAAGTTGCCCACGTACGAGGAGGTTCAAATGGAGAAGTCGCTGAACGGAGAGCTGCCGCCCGCCTTTTTGACTTTGCCCTCCTCGCAGCAGCTTCCACCGCCGCCGAATCCGCTACTGCCGCCAAATCCGCTGCGCGATGGAGCCGCTGCTGTGCGATCCGCCCAGCCGGCACTCACGTTCATCGCCATCGATGCCAGCGATCCGGAAAATAGCCTGTCCACCACCGACAACTTGCTCGGCACGGACATCATGTTCATCACGGCCTTCATTGTGGCGTTTTTGTTCAACTGGATCGGATTCCTGATGCTCACCTGTTTCTGTCACACAATTGCCGCCCGATATGGAGCATTGTCGGGATTCGGATTGTCGCTGGCCAAATGGACGCTGATCGTGAAGCACTCGACGGACTTGGCCTCGCACGAAAACTCCTGGCTCTGGTGGCTGATCTGCGCCTTTGGCTTCCTGATCAGCATACGTGCTTTAATACAGTATGTCAGCATCAAGCGATCGTGGCGCCTGCTTTCCGCCTCTGCCCAGGAACGGCTGCTATTCTTTTACTAG
- the LOC122616765 gene encoding protein spitz, producing MRVQDLLLLATALIGAYLPLTAACSSRAIAKPRPTAAPILPPDNVEISTTPRPNVTFPIFACPPTYAAWYCLNDATCFTVKIHNEMLYNCECALGFMGPRCEYKEIDGSYLPTRNRVMLEKASIVSGATLALLFMAMCCVVLYLRHEKLQKQKLHDSTTTTTTDGGCQNEGMDEVDGLRPLRPVRRPFGPCRILSLEEAHLQATASNRPRHCNELLR from the coding sequence ATGCGAGTCCAGGATCTGTTGCTGCTTGCCACCGCTTTAATCGGCGCTTATCTACCGCTCACCGCCGCCTGTTCCTCGCGGGCCATCGCCAAGCCGCGGCCCACAGCTGCACCGATCCTGCCGCCGGATAATGTGGAGATATCCACAACGCCGAGGCCAAATGTCACCTTCCCGATCTTCGCCTGTCCACCCACCTATGCCGCCTGGTATTGCCTGAACGATGCCACCTGCTTTACGGTGAAGATCCACAATGAAATGCTATACAACTGCGAATGTGCCTTGGGATTCATGGGACCGAGGTGCGAGTACAAGGAGATTGATGGCTCGTACCTGCCAACCAGGAACCGCGTGATGCTAGAGAAGGCCAGCATTGTTAGCGGAGCAACGCTGGCCCTTCTGTTTATGGCCATGTGCTGTGTGGTTTTGTACCTGCGACACGAGaagctgcaaaaacaaaagctgcaCGACagcaccacaaccacaacgaCCGACGGTGGTTGTCAGAACGAGGGCATGGACGAGGTGGATGGATTGCGACCCTTGCGCCCAGTGAGACGTCCCTTTGGCCCCTGCCGCATCCTATCGCTGGAGGAGGCTCACCTTCAAGCGACAGCCTCCAATCGCCCCAGGCATTGCAACGAACTTTTGCGCTAA
- the LOC122617778 gene encoding uncharacterized protein LOC122617778 — MKAVTSTVLGSILVILLINSSSAKEKTAEVDLTAPPRQCRLECDSGFHIVVKKGTLYHNGRKLDENARYPPKMACDLERTCDFKLTPQTYSYMNSKPPTGAQLTIKYDCKRDNFQGNTRRITDYTPTNGCPQDSFVQKHVAYFNDRSIAPKPDTPAAQREREMIAMGVCAQVRRFRQSNPNQPIDPYLGTVYLIFDNRSGKNDFLPSPGLKNKCQLKPNALANTFKYNCERKTDKWTCKFDGRNGDLAIHDKINSHLG, encoded by the exons ATGAAGGCAGTTACTTCAACAGTGTTGGGCTCGATCCTAGTGATATTACTGATCAATTCT TCATCTGCAAAGGAAAAAACAGCAGAGGTTGACTTAACAGCTCCTCCAAGACAGTGCCGACTTGAGTGTGATTCAGGGTTTCATATCGTGGTTAAAAAGGGTACTTTATACCATAACGGCAGGAAGCTGGACGAGAATGCACGGTATCCGCCGAAGATGGCGTGTGATTTGGAGCGCACTTGCGACTTCAAACTTACACCACAAACATATAGTTATATGAATTCGAAGCCGCCGACAGGTGCACAACTAACTATTAAATACGACTGTAAGCGAGATAACTTCCAAGGAAACACAAGAAGGATAACAGACTATACACCGACAAACGGCTGCCCGCAGGACTCTTTTGTTCAGAAACACGTGGCATACTTTAACGATAGGAGTATTGCCCCTAAGCCGGATACACCAGCGGCACAGAGGGAAAGGGAAATGATTGCCATGGGCGTTTGTGCTCAGGTCAGACGTTTCAGGCAAAGCAATCCCAATCAGCCGATCGATCCATATCTTGGCACAGTGTACTTGATATTTGATAACAGATCGGGTAAAAATGATTTCTTGCCGAGTCCGGGTCTGAAAAACAAGTGTCAACTTAAGCCCAATGCGCTGGCCAATACATTTAAGTATAATTGCGAGAGAAAGACGGATAAATGGACCTGCAAGTTTGATGGGAGGAATGGGGACTTGGCCATCCATGACAAAATAAATAGTCACTTAGGATGA